One genomic segment of Gossypium arboreum isolate Shixiya-1 chromosome 3, ASM2569848v2, whole genome shotgun sequence includes these proteins:
- the LOC128279252 gene encoding uncharacterized protein LOC128279252, with translation MGEQRQFFRFRLPWLSAAAAPRPVATPRPAAEPQPQSQAPSQPTVSIPIQRPPFRPAGITPVRTPSIQVQPPPPPPPPPKTEPQPVASREKVQTRPQSHAPTPARAAAMSSARIAPQPAVPKQQSPPRLASQPTGQTSSQPPSPSRRATQVQTLSPPRRSTMATQVASQPPSSTQPTFKPFGVAVKPSVESNQLKDVAPITAAAKEKPKEMEIRKKVGEERRKATKKGSTHEEPTTVTTKLVAAASEAGTTTRELFGAVLEKGKRHLEKQEDTERKNTLTSSSSDEKQIKTVSSTYPKGGSRPSNSHETHVDSKSEKVPLHKEIREDISKFVHALVTGKPKLYTDEKSVNVVTLAGENSGASFRCISESTTKDGEDRSKGRKPVGSVIEDDVAQKAYVNSNTQSINNSIMLESRLEGRNPGVHLEFFDDGKELRQVKLVNLFFFFIKAD, from the coding sequence ATGGGAGAACAGAGGCAATTTTTTCGTTTTCGATTGCCTTGGCTCTCGGCAGCTGCTGCTCCCCGTCCTGTTGCTACTCCTCGTCCCGCTGCTGAACCGCAGCCTCAATCACAAGCCCCTTCCCAGCCCACCGTTTCCATCCCAATCCAACGACCACCCTTTCGGCCTGCAGGGATCACCCCAGTGCGGACCCCTTCCATCCAGGTTCAACCACCACCACCACCGCCACCACCACCAAAAACTGAACCTCAGCCAGTGGCTTCTCGTGAAAAAGTTCAAACTCGACCGCAATCCCATGCTCCCACACCAGCAAGGGCTGCAGCTATGTCTTCAGCTCGCATTGCTCCGCAGCCCGCAGTTCCGAAGCAACAATCTCCACCCCGTTTGGCCTCTCAGCCAACCGGCCAAACATCTTCACAGCCCCCTTCTCCATCACGTAGAGCCACCCAAGTGCAAACCTTGTCTCCACCAAGAAGATCAACAATGGCTACACAAGTAGCGTCTCAGCCACCAAGTTCTACTCAACCCACTTTTAAACCATTTGGTGTTGCTGTAAAGCCTTCAGTGGAATCAAACCAACTAAAAGATGTTGCACCAATAACTGCTGCGGCTAAAGAAAAGCCTAAGGAAATGGAAATAAGAAAGAAGGTAGGTGAAGAACGCAGGAAAGCTACAAAAAAGGGTTCAACACATGAAGAGCCAACAACAGTCACTACTAAACTTGTTGCGGCAGCAAGCGAAGCTGGGACGACAACCAGAGAGCTATTTGGGGCTGTACtggaaaaaggaaaaagacaCCTGGAAAAGCAAGAAGATACAGAAAGAAAGAATACATTAACAAGCTCAAGCAGTGATGAAAAGCAAATCAAAACAGTGAGTTCAACATATCCAAAAGGTGGTAGCAGGCCCAGTAATTCTCATGAAACGCATGTTGATTCTAAATCGGAGAAAGTTCCCCTCCACAAAGAGATAAGGGAAGATATCTCCAAGTTTGTTCATGCACTTGTCACTGGGAAACCAAAGCTGTATACGGATGAAAAATCGGTGAATGTTGTAACGCTAGCAGGAGAAAATAGTGGAGCATCTTTTCGCTGCATCTCAGAATCTACCACAAAGGATGGGGAAGATAGGTCTAAGGGAAGAAAGCCTGTGGGTTCAGTGATCGAAGATGATGTGGCACAAAAAGCATATGTGAATAGTAACACACAAAGCATCAATAATTCAATTATGTTGGAAAGTCGTCTGGAGGGAAGAAATCCCGGCGTTCATCTGGAGTTTTTCGATGATGGAAAGGAGCTACGCCAGGTGAAGTTggttaatttgtttttttttttcattaaagcCGATTAA
- the LOC108460470 gene encoding eugenol synthase 2-like — protein sequence MAGRSKVLVIGGTGYIGKFIVEASVKEGHPTFALVREGSVSDPVKGKVINNFKNLGVHLLYGDLYDHESLVKAIKQADVVISAVGSMQLADQVKIIAAIKEAGNVKRFFPSEFGNDVDRVHAVEPAKTAFATKAQIRRAIEAEGIPYTYVSSNCFAGYFLPGLSQPGATTPPRDKLVIPGDGHPKAVFNHESDIGTYTIKAVDDPRTLNKILYIRPPKNTYSFNEIVALWEKLIGKTLEKTYVPEDQLLKQIKEATFPYSVGLAIRHSVFVRGDHTNFEIEPSFGVEASELYPDVKYTTVEEYLSRLV from the exons ATGGCTGGAAGGAGCAAGGTTTTAGTCATTGGAGGCACTGGGTACATCGGAAAGTTCATTGTTGAAGCCAGTGTGAAAGAGGGTCATCCCACTTTTGCTTTAGTAAGAGAGGGTTCAGTTTCAGACCCAGTTAAGGGAAAGGTTATTAACAATTTCAAGAACTTAGGGGTTCATCTGTTGTAT GGGGATCTTTACGATCATGAGAGTCTGGTTAAGGCAATAAAGCAAGCTGATGTGGTGATATCCGCGGTAGGTTCGATGCAGTTAGCAGATCAAGTTAAGATCATTGCTGCCATTAAAGAAGCTGGGAATGTGAAG AGGTTTTTCCCATCGGAATTCGGAAATGATGTGGACCGGGTTCATGCTGTAGAGCCAGCGAAAACAGCATTCGCAACCAAGGCTCAAATCCGGCGTGCTATTGAGGCTGAGGGAATCCCCTACACCTATGTGTCCAGTAACTGCTTTGCAGGCTATTTTCTTCCTGGTTTGTCACAGCCAGGAGCCACTACTCCCCCAAGAGACAAGTTGGTGATCCCAGGCGATGGACATCCTAAAG CTGTTTTCAACCATGAAAGTGATATTGGAACATACACAATCAAAGCTGTTGATGACCCCAGAACACTGAATAAGATCCTATACATTAGGCCTCCTAAAAACACCTATTCATTTAATGAGATTGTTGCCTTGTGGGAGAAATTGATTGGCAAAACCCTTGAGAAAACATATGTTCCAGAGGACCAACTTCTCAAACAGATCAAAG AGGCTACATTTCCATACAGTGTTGGATTGGCAATCAGACATTCAGTCTTTGTGAGGGGTGATCATACCAACTTTGAGATCGAACCGTCATTCGGAGTTGAGGCTTCTGAGCTGTACCCTGATGTGAAATATACTACTGTGGAGGAATATCTGAGCCGTTTGGTTTGA
- the LOC108486965 gene encoding uncharacterized protein LOC108486965 — protein MSGRIFVVIFFSWTALTIITPTLVLWSESSKHSFEFNRKGTEGVKDHRKMIGYGVKQVSNGTISVSRLEAATEQQKWSCLLEFGGWVIKVLRKAMGLLSGSD, from the exons ATGAGTGGAAGAATCTTCGTCGTCATATTCTTCTCCTGGACTGCTCTTACAATTATTACCCCTACCCTTGTTCTCTGGTCAGAATCCTCCAAACACAGCTTTGAATTCAATC GTAAGGGAACTGAGGGGGTAAAGGATCATAGGAAAATGATTGGATATGGAGTGAAACAAGTAAGTAATGGAACCATATCTGTGAGTCGATTGGAAGCAGCAACAGAGCAACAGAAGTGGAGCTGCCTCCTGGAATTTGGAGGCTGGGTCATCAAAGTACTTCGAAAAGCAATGGGTTTGTTATCAGGGTCAGATTAA